Genomic DNA from Halalkalicoccus tibetensis:
CAATCCGAACTGGACTACGATGTGCTTATTATTGGCGGCGGACCAGCGGGATTGAGCATTGCACTCCAGTTAGGGCGCTCGCTGCGAAGCGTCCTCGTCTGCGACGACAATGAACCACGCAATGGGCCAGCAGCTGAGGCGCATGGTTATCTTACACGAGATGGGATCGACCCACAAGAACTCCGCCGGCTCGGTCGTGAGGAAGTGACCGGATACGGCGGCGAGTTCCGAGATGCGCAGGTAACAAACATTGCCACAGCTCAAGATAGGTTCACGAGCACGCTTGATGCTGGCGAGACAGTCACGAGTCGAAAGGTCGTGTTAGCGACTGGTATAAGCGACGTGCTCCCTGATACCGACGGATTCGAGGAGCTATGGGGAAACGGAGTCTATCACTGTCCCTACTGTCATGGCTACGAAGTTCGTAACGAACCACTCGGAGTTTTGGTCACAAACGAACATATGATCGAATATGCGAAGCTTATCTATAATCTGAATGATGATCTCGTCGTGTTCACCAATGGGCAAGACATCTTCGATAAAAAAACACGGTCTGCGTTCGTCGAACGAGGGATCGAGATCGAAGATAAACCGATCAACGCGCTCAACGGTTCCAATGGACTCGAAAGTGTCTCACTCACGGATGGTCGGGAGATAGCCCGTCACGCACTCTTCTACCCTCCACCAATGACCCAACACAGTAAACTAGCTGAGAAGCTCGGTCTCCAAGTGAATGCAGCTGGACTCGTCGAAGCAGGGCAGTCAGAACATGGTATCGGATTTACGTCGATCGACGGACTGTTCGTCGCAGGCGACGCCTCAGATGCATCGGTTTTATCGATTCCGTCTGCCGTTGCTGATGGGCACAATGTAGGTGCGACTATCAACATGGAACTCTCGCAAGAAGTGTTTGAGAACGGTTAGAAGTGGCTGAGAATGAATCGGCTCAAGAGGACATAGAGCGGCGGCCAGCAGCACATACGCCCACCGCCGCCACGACAGCCAGAATACCGACGGTGGTATACAGCGCGAGAGCGACAGCGACGGTCGCCACACTGACTGTGATCACTGAGGGCTGATGGACGAAGCGTTTGCGTTGGCGTCGTTGTTTGTGTTCTAGTTCGGCTTGTATCCGGGGTCGTTGCATTTTGGATTCCGGATCGATGCTCGGGTACGACGGAGAGATGTCTCTCTGGGTCCCGAGCGCTTGCTGTGGTCAGGTACCGACCGCCAGAAGATGCGATCAACTATGAACAGCAAGTCAGCACCGACTCTATAGTGCTGACTTAGCGTTGTGGCCGTTGTAACTCACGCCAGACACTTCCCTCTATACAGCTTGGAGTATGTACTACCTCTCGGTCTATCAGTTATC
This window encodes:
- a CDS encoding NAD(P)/FAD-dependent oxidoreductase, with protein sequence MATKSGNATQSELDYDVLIIGGGPAGLSIALQLGRSLRSVLVCDDNEPRNGPAAEAHGYLTRDGIDPQELRRLGREEVTGYGGEFRDAQVTNIATAQDRFTSTLDAGETVTSRKVVLATGISDVLPDTDGFEELWGNGVYHCPYCHGYEVRNEPLGVLVTNEHMIEYAKLIYNLNDDLVVFTNGQDIFDKKTRSAFVERGIEIEDKPINALNGSNGLESVSLTDGREIARHALFYPPPMTQHSKLAEKLGLQVNAAGLVEAGQSEHGIGFTSIDGLFVAGDASDASVLSIPSAVADGHNVGATINMELSQEVFENG